One window of the Candidatus Zixiibacteriota bacterium genome contains the following:
- a CDS encoding hypothetical protein (Evidence 5 : Unknown function), translating into MKNYSLKPLIIGFFVFIFSLLFTLEIAASLSPYMQFCAEGSIRFKEQPVPNKPFEVVFTFTPVDDLCHSRNIPDTAYLKLGGSLKFISGDTILVGYFETGDLYKMEASYIADTGISFTPRGDIAANQVRGIGMPPNGQPDTGVPARAGLSGPTIDWSIKKVPTMPLITVNRDGSITAAQIEITDSSLKMLPRHQVPGKIEINKDTPVLDLPEDPCRIQRVNYIFLDSNAILKELPITYFKSRTNIIRISEELKNIALIRDDSTSIDFKRDSDYKITLWEKPEGLNVYWSNRYFYLPIIIK; encoded by the coding sequence GTGAAAAATTATTCTTTAAAACCGCTTATTATCGGATTTTTCGTTTTTATTTTTTCTTTGCTTTTCACATTGGAAATTGCGGCGTCCTTGTCACCCTACATGCAATTTTGCGCCGAAGGATCGATAAGATTCAAAGAGCAACCGGTTCCCAATAAACCATTTGAGGTTGTCTTTACCTTTACTCCCGTTGATGATCTATGCCACAGTAGAAATATCCCCGATACCGCTTACTTAAAATTGGGAGGCAGTCTCAAATTTATATCCGGGGATACTATTCTAGTCGGTTATTTTGAGACAGGGGATTTGTACAAAATGGAGGCAAGTTATATCGCGGACACCGGAATATCATTCACCCCCAGAGGTGATATTGCGGCAAATCAAGTCAGGGGTATTGGAATGCCGCCGAATGGGCAGCCTGACACCGGAGTGCCCGCCAGGGCGGGGTTGTCCGGACCGACAATTGATTGGTCTATTAAAAAGGTTCCGACCATGCCATTGATTACAGTCAACCGCGACGGTTCCATTACCGCCGCGCAAATTGAAATTACTGACTCTTCTCTAAAAATGCTCCCCCGTCATCAAGTACCGGGGAAGATCGAGATCAACAAAGACACCCCGGTTCTTGATTTGCCTGAAGATCCCTGCCGGATTCAACGGGTCAATTATATTTTCCTTGATTCAAATGCCATATTGAAGGAATTGCCGATTACATACTTCAAATCAAGGACAAATATCATTCGAATTTCCGAAGAATTAAAAAATATTGCCCTGATTCGGGATGATAGTACCAGCATCGATTTTAAAAGAGATAGTGATTACAAGATTACACTATGGGAAAAGCCCGAAGGTTTGAATGTATATTGGAGCAACAGGTATTTTTATTTGCCGATTATAATTAAATAA
- a CDS encoding conserved membrane hypothetical protein (Evidence 4 : Unknown function but conserved in other organisms), translating to MFSRLFRRFYAKTHFWFQAGIFIKFLNGLLEIIGGLFLLFVQPETMRRIIRMMTFHELSEDPNDLVANYLMRVAGNFSIHAKIFGTIFLLSHGLIKIFLVVSLWKRRLWAYPVAIIVFGLFAIYQIYQYAVGHAIELVVLTVADIFIIILTWVEYKRLKLQVKTSGSTLEM from the coding sequence ATGTTTTCACGATTATTTCGGCGATTTTATGCGAAGACGCATTTCTGGTTTCAGGCCGGCATCTTCATCAAATTCCTTAACGGGTTATTGGAAATAATAGGCGGATTGTTTCTTCTCTTTGTGCAGCCGGAAACAATGCGGCGCATTATAAGGATGATGACATTTCACGAACTTAGCGAGGACCCGAACGACCTTGTTGCCAATTATCTTATGCGTGTAGCCGGCAATTTTTCAATCCACGCCAAGATCTTTGGGACAATTTTCCTGCTTTCTCATGGCCTGATCAAAATCTTTTTGGTTGTGTCATTATGGAAACGCAGACTATGGGCCTACCCCGTAGCGATCATCGTGTTCGGCCTTTTTGCGATCTACCAGATATACCAGTATGCGGTCGGGCATGCGATCGAATTAGTCGTTCTAACGGTGGCGGACATTTTTATTATTATTTTGACCTGGGTCGAATACAAACGACTAAAACTGCAGGTGAAAACGTCGGGGTCAACCCTCGAAATGTGA
- a CDS encoding exported hypothetical protein (Evidence 5 : Unknown function): MDSTGIGMIVKTSINASIFNPGNNSRGLIYACYILSAIMTLLTVISPAHAKEKINWDSLDAGNYTPLWQDSVERPIKWILPIDSQFLLVNSDTSLACFETPGGRLLWKNPSLKNSVFLNSGAIRGDSLIYISNVYDSSELRNAGKPNHYVKHYRLIHFHMLNCRDGSELWNGRRFGFNTVFGFHFLPSIEAIMMYGQDSAGSDLLIVADMRSGSKLWGGRGLINKKKLDLYRSNEKVKIYIGKQPPVFDSRETMITCLDGEYVRKFIIRSGQIIWEYKLNAGDDPAPLEGYAAMTLNEDSSIIVVPFDHKLIALSTETGLPIWKKPPKFNDKVRQIAFFKGGLVVSGGPDSKISYRRYFMARLNVDDGVPLWKKELRRGKELTNFILLQDRALILCDSALLDININDGSYRDLTRAVKFKGPEDPRLLQRFNGNLLLETSSELMLLSDNGDKIYHSYHALPGDNGLALILVLISLYACDMAINGELTHLYMPLGGPEMPNDSPFVRKGGDHAFMFTNVKVRDTANNGVSYLDSHYGIVKLNKLSGLVECAIALDDEPDLYKIDERGVMLYVVTKKKHIAGYKFRDYVDSGSSPE; this comes from the coding sequence TTGGATTCGACGGGAATAGGGATGATTGTCAAAACATCAATAAATGCTTCAATTTTCAATCCGGGCAACAATTCACGCGGTTTAATTTACGCCTGTTATATTCTGTCTGCTATCATGACATTATTGACCGTCATATCGCCCGCCCATGCCAAAGAAAAAATCAATTGGGATTCTCTGGATGCCGGAAATTATACCCCGCTGTGGCAGGACAGTGTGGAACGGCCCATAAAATGGATCCTTCCAATTGACAGCCAGTTTTTATTGGTCAATTCCGACACTTCCCTGGCCTGCTTTGAGACTCCCGGAGGAAGACTCCTGTGGAAAAATCCCTCTTTGAAAAATTCGGTCTTTTTGAATTCCGGGGCCATTCGCGGAGATTCCCTGATATATATCTCCAATGTCTATGATTCTAGTGAACTGCGCAACGCCGGCAAGCCGAATCATTATGTGAAGCATTATAGACTGATTCATTTTCATATGCTCAATTGCCGCGACGGCTCCGAACTTTGGAACGGCCGCCGATTCGGTTTCAACACCGTGTTCGGATTTCATTTCTTGCCGTCCATAGAAGCCATCATGATGTACGGGCAGGATTCAGCCGGATCTGATTTATTAATTGTCGCAGACATGAGATCGGGGTCAAAACTGTGGGGCGGGAGGGGACTAATAAATAAGAAGAAATTGGATTTATACAGATCCAATGAAAAAGTAAAGATTTATATCGGTAAACAGCCGCCGGTCTTTGATTCGCGGGAAACGATGATTACCTGCCTTGACGGAGAATATGTGCGCAAATTCATCATTCGCTCCGGTCAAATTATCTGGGAATATAAATTAAATGCCGGCGATGACCCCGCCCCTTTGGAGGGGTATGCCGCTATGACTCTAAACGAAGACAGTTCCATCATCGTCGTACCCTTTGATCATAAATTAATCGCTCTATCGACTGAAACCGGATTGCCGATTTGGAAGAAACCACCCAAATTCAATGACAAGGTGCGTCAGATTGCCTTTTTCAAAGGTGGATTGGTGGTATCAGGCGGGCCGGATTCAAAAATAAGTTATCGCAGATATTTCATGGCAAGGTTGAATGTAGACGATGGCGTCCCCTTATGGAAAAAGGAGCTGAGAAGAGGTAAGGAGCTCACAAATTTCATTTTACTGCAGGACAGGGCTTTGATCCTTTGCGATAGTGCTCTTCTGGATATTAATATTAATGATGGCTCCTACCGCGATCTCACCAGAGCAGTTAAATTCAAAGGGCCTGAAGATCCGCGACTGTTGCAGAGATTCAATGGTAATTTACTTCTTGAAACTTCATCTGAGTTGATGCTTTTAAGCGACAACGGCGATAAAATCTATCATTCATATCATGCCCTTCCGGGAGATAACGGTCTGGCATTAATTCTGGTGTTGATATCTCTTTATGCATGTGACATGGCAATTAATGGGGAATTGACACATCTCTATATGCCCCTTGGAGGTCCGGAAATGCCGAATGACAGCCCATTTGTCAGAAAAGGGGGGGATCATGCATTCATGTTTACAAATGTCAAAGTAAGGGATACCGCCAATAATGGCGTTTCCTACCTGGATTCACACTACGGTATCGTTAAATTAAATAAATTGTCTGGTCTGGTTGAATGTGCTATTGCCCTGGACGACGAACCAGATTTATATAAGATAGATGAGCGGGGTGTGATGCTCTATGTGGTGACCAAAAAGAAGCATATAGCCGGTTATAAATTTCGAGATTATGTGGATTCCGGGTCAAGCCCGGAATGA
- the ispG gene encoding 4-hydroxy-3-methylbut-2-en-1-yl diphosphate synthase — MELKYPPTRRKTRAVKIGSVIIGGGFPIAVQSMTTTDTRDVETTVAQIERLMAEGCEIVRVAVLDDEAASKLGEIKAKITIPLVADIHFKYKLALEAIKQGVDKIRINPGNIGADWKVQEVTSAAKDAGLPIRIGVNSGSLPKDLLEKYGHDDPQGFVEAALREIEILENKDFHDIVISLKSSNVNTAYWAYMMLADKVDYPFHLGITEAGTLQTGTIKSSVGLGAMLINGIGDTIRVSLSADPVEEVKVGKAILKSLELKKEGVEIIACPTCGRCQIDLIPLAEKIEQKTRHFKTPLKVAVMGCIVNGPGEAAAADVGIAGGDGLGILFKKGKIVGKVSEAEIESTLLKEIDHMTGGK; from the coding sequence ATGGAACTTAAATATCCCCCCACTCGGCGCAAAACCCGGGCGGTCAAAATCGGGTCGGTGATAATCGGCGGCGGTTTCCCGATTGCGGTGCAGTCGATGACCACCACCGACACCCGCGATGTCGAGACCACCGTGGCGCAAATCGAGCGCTTGATGGCCGAGGGGTGCGAAATTGTCCGGGTGGCGGTGCTCGATGACGAGGCGGCCTCCAAACTGGGAGAAATAAAAGCGAAAATCACTATCCCCTTGGTGGCCGATATCCATTTCAAGTACAAACTGGCCCTCGAAGCGATCAAGCAGGGGGTCGATAAAATCCGCATCAATCCCGGCAATATCGGCGCCGACTGGAAAGTGCAGGAAGTAACTTCGGCGGCCAAAGACGCCGGACTGCCGATCCGAATCGGGGTCAACTCCGGGTCTCTCCCGAAAGACCTTCTGGAAAAATACGGTCACGATGACCCGCAGGGATTTGTCGAGGCGGCTCTGCGGGAAATCGAAATTCTGGAAAATAAAGATTTTCACGACATCGTCATTTCCCTCAAATCATCGAATGTCAACACCGCCTATTGGGCGTACATGATGCTCGCCGACAAAGTCGATTACCCGTTTCATCTCGGTATCACCGAAGCGGGAACCCTTCAGACTGGCACCATCAAATCCTCGGTGGGACTCGGCGCCATGCTGATTAACGGCATTGGCGATACCATCCGGGTGTCGCTTTCAGCCGACCCGGTCGAAGAGGTCAAAGTCGGCAAAGCAATCTTGAAATCGCTGGAACTGAAAAAAGAAGGCGTCGAGATAATCGCCTGCCCCACCTGCGGGCGGTGCCAGATCGATTTGATTCCGCTGGCCGAGAAAATCGAGCAGAAAACCCGTCATTTCAAAACCCCGCTAAAAGTCGCCGTGATGGGTTGTATCGTGAATGGCCCCGGTGAAGCCGCCGCCGCCGATGTCGGCATCGCGGGAGGCGATGGGTTAGGGATTCTGTTCAAGAAGGGGAAGATTGTCGGCAAGGTGAGCGAAGCCGAGATCGAATCAACTCTTCTCAAAGAAATCGATCACATGACCGGCGGAAAGTGA